One window from the genome of Pelodictyon luteolum DSM 273 encodes:
- a CDS encoding tyrosine recombinase XerC: MKDNPATLSERLIEEFLLSGRGQKNLSGTTIVAYRTDLRQFFGFLARHSGSGEFDLSLVTPSLVRMFMGDLLRRGLQQRSIARKLASLKSFFRFLHESRHLTESALSAVSMPRYSRPIPSFLTEPEASMLFEDVVPMAPHREGFAHGRELQRNFTLLRDAAILEMLYGCGLRISELTGLRQSDLEMVGGFVKLTGKGRKQRIVPLGAPAVSALKKYFEVRLNFFRISVDGALGESDFVFLTNKGKQIYPMLVQRMTRRYLAAVTEQKKKNPHTLRHTFATHLLNGGADLQSVSEMLGHSNLSTTEIYTHVTFERLREVYRKAHPKA, translated from the coding sequence GTGAAGGATAATCCGGCAACATTGTCCGAACGCCTCATCGAGGAATTTCTGCTCTCAGGCCGTGGACAGAAGAACCTGTCCGGAACGACCATCGTAGCCTACCGGACAGATCTTCGGCAGTTTTTCGGTTTTCTCGCCCGCCATTCCGGTTCCGGGGAGTTTGATCTCTCATTGGTCACCCCCTCCCTTGTACGCATGTTCATGGGAGACCTTCTCCGGCGCGGCCTGCAACAGCGCTCCATTGCCAGAAAGCTGGCTTCCCTCAAGAGCTTTTTCCGATTTCTCCACGAATCGCGCCATCTCACAGAAAGCGCGCTGTCGGCCGTTTCCATGCCGCGCTACAGTCGCCCCATTCCTTCTTTTCTGACTGAGCCTGAAGCTTCGATGCTGTTTGAGGATGTAGTTCCAATGGCACCTCACCGGGAGGGATTCGCCCATGGCAGAGAGCTGCAGCGGAATTTTACGCTCCTTCGCGATGCGGCCATCCTCGAGATGCTCTACGGCTGCGGGCTCCGGATTTCGGAATTGACTGGCCTCCGCCAGAGCGATCTGGAAATGGTCGGAGGGTTTGTGAAACTGACCGGAAAGGGACGTAAACAGCGCATCGTTCCTCTTGGCGCACCGGCTGTTTCCGCCCTCAAAAAATATTTTGAAGTCCGGCTAAACTTCTTTAGAATATCTGTAGACGGGGCTTTGGGGGAGTCGGACTTTGTGTTCCTGACCAACAAAGGCAAACAGATCTATCCCATGCTTGTCCAGAGGATGACCCGCAGGTATCTTGCTGCGGTTACCGAGCAGAAGAAGAAAAACCCGCATACGCTGCGCCACACGTTCGCCACCCACCTCTTGAACGGCGGAGCAGATCTTCAGAGTGTCAGTGAGATGCTCGGCCACAGCAACCTTTCGACGACTGAAATCTATACGCATGTGACTTTTGAACGCCTTAGGGAGGTCTACAGAAAAGCCCACCCGAAGGCATGA
- a CDS encoding DUF4905 domain-containing protein: MDAVSQHREAWRYDCGDGAILWQLSFTGSGMLFGQKRFPGDRRSLFFAIDPEAYRVLIDDFQPLDPASGLPLGAGWFTGIESTHRDLVYLHAWQEGSPLHRGIWAVLARTGSILWSQPGLEYVAHTDSGLLACRQSSFAGFPERNYLLLDPLTGKESACDDAAGLRASAIGEDARQEVQLPEATERLPDGSRGGESIVRGRVVAGSVHEDLEGRWRSTLRLWEDGMEVYCDVMDEGGSMPARNNFLIRGDKLYYIKKKRELVAFTLF, translated from the coding sequence ATGGATGCAGTAAGCCAACATCGAGAGGCCTGGCGTTATGACTGCGGAGATGGCGCCATCCTCTGGCAGCTATCCTTCACCGGTTCCGGGATGCTGTTCGGCCAGAAACGCTTTCCCGGCGACCGCCGGTCCCTCTTTTTTGCCATCGATCCCGAAGCCTACAGGGTGCTGATCGACGATTTTCAGCCGCTCGATCCCGCTTCCGGTCTGCCGCTCGGCGCAGGGTGGTTTACGGGGATAGAGTCGACCCACCGGGACCTTGTCTATCTGCACGCCTGGCAGGAAGGCAGCCCTCTGCACAGGGGGATATGGGCCGTTCTGGCCCGCACCGGCTCCATCCTCTGGTCGCAGCCGGGCCTTGAGTATGTCGCCCATACCGACAGCGGCCTGCTTGCATGCCGGCAGAGCTCCTTTGCGGGATTTCCGGAACGGAATTATCTCCTTCTGGACCCCTTGACGGGGAAGGAGAGCGCTTGTGATGATGCTGCCGGCCTCAGGGCTTCGGCCATTGGGGAAGATGCGCGTCAGGAGGTGCAGCTGCCCGAAGCGACTGAACGCCTGCCCGACGGGAGCAGGGGCGGGGAGTCGATTGTTCGGGGCAGGGTTGTTGCTGGTTCCGTCCATGAAGATCTTGAGGGGAGATGGCGTTCGACTCTCCGCCTTTGGGAAGATGGCATGGAGGTCTACTGCGACGTGATGGATGAGGGCGGGAGCATGCCCGCCCGCAACAATTTCCTGATCAGGGGGGATAAATTGTACTACATTAAAAAGAAACGGGAGCTGGTTGCCTTTACCCTTTTTTGA
- a CDS encoding class I SAM-dependent methyltransferase, with protein sequence MIHSAEEIPADASRLNSELAREYDLLDTHCQIGGRSFSFTSVSDSYALLDRISPEEFIRDEQMPYWAEIWPSALALSEFLSESVPLKGARVIEIGAGTGLVSVVAASLGAKVLATDYSTEALRFIRCNALKNAARIDIEQLDWRNVRQEERFDMLLAADVLYERVNLLPILLSIERLLKPDGCAYIADPRRRLAEQFLELAAENGFSVKAHAREHRGAGKPVAVNIYRLTR encoded by the coding sequence ATGATCCATTCAGCTGAAGAGATTCCCGCTGACGCCAGCCGCCTCAACAGTGAGCTTGCCCGGGAGTACGATCTGCTCGATACCCATTGCCAGATTGGGGGACGTTCGTTCAGTTTTACAAGCGTCAGCGACAGCTATGCCCTGCTCGACAGGATTTCGCCTGAAGAGTTCATCCGTGATGAACAGATGCCCTACTGGGCCGAAATATGGCCCTCTGCCCTGGCCCTTTCAGAGTTCCTTTCCGAATCAGTGCCGCTCAAGGGAGCCCGTGTCATCGAGATCGGTGCGGGCACCGGTCTCGTTTCGGTCGTTGCGGCTTCTCTCGGCGCGAAAGTGCTCGCTACCGACTACTCTACAGAGGCGCTTCGCTTCATCCGCTGCAACGCACTGAAGAACGCTGCCCGGATCGACATCGAACAGCTCGACTGGCGTAATGTCCGGCAGGAAGAGCGCTTCGACATGCTTCTGGCCGCCGATGTGCTATACGAACGGGTAAACCTCCTGCCGATCCTGCTTTCTATCGAACGACTGCTGAAACCGGATGGCTGCGCCTACATCGCCGATCCCCGCCGCCGCCTTGCCGAGCAGTTCCTTGAGCTTGCCGCGGAGAACGGGTTTTCGGTCAAGGCCCATGCCCGCGAGCACCGGGGGGCGGGGAAGCCCGTCGCGGTCAACATCTACCGGCTGACGCGCTGA
- the queF gene encoding preQ(1) synthase produces MKQEILEVFDNTYPDRDYTIEIVNPEFTSVCPKTGLPDFGTITVSYIPDKTCIELKSLKYYFLEFRNAGIFYENVTNRILDDLVAVSSPRSMTVRTEWKARGGITETVTVSHNASA; encoded by the coding sequence ATGAAACAAGAGATTCTGGAAGTCTTCGACAATACCTACCCCGATCGCGACTACACGATCGAAATCGTCAATCCGGAGTTCACCTCGGTCTGCCCCAAAACGGGCCTTCCGGACTTCGGAACCATCACCGTGAGCTATATCCCCGATAAAACCTGCATCGAACTCAAATCGCTCAAATACTATTTCCTCGAGTTCCGCAACGCCGGCATCTTCTATGAAAATGTCACCAACCGCATCCTCGACGACCTCGTCGCCGTCTCAAGCCCCCGCAGCATGACCGTCAGAACGGAGTGGAAAGCCCGCGGTGGCATCACCGAAACCGTCACCGTCAGCCACAACGCTTCGGCCTGA
- a CDS encoding photosystem P840 reaction-center cytochrome c-551: MDNKSNGKLIALAFGGAALMGALFFGVSFLTGFKVPAENISSVLTPLRSFTGWFLLILCASLIIRGFGKISGKVSDKWFLSLPLTIIAIVAVMFAILWLRPSGILLSTTGRTTTLQGDYIRTVDDLNAFLNQPAATTNVPPAPEGFDFAAAKDLADNRCNKCHTLGSVEDALRTKYKKTGKVDIIVKRMQSYPGSGISDSDAADIMIYLTEKF; encoded by the coding sequence ATGGACAACAAATCAAACGGTAAGCTTATCGCCCTTGCTTTTGGTGGAGCGGCCCTTATGGGAGCTTTGTTTTTCGGAGTGTCGTTTCTGACCGGTTTCAAGGTTCCGGCGGAGAACATCTCCTCGGTCCTGACTCCTCTTCGTTCATTCACCGGATGGTTCCTGCTCATCCTGTGTGCTTCGCTCATAATCAGGGGTTTCGGCAAAATCTCCGGCAAGGTCAGCGACAAGTGGTTCCTAAGCCTTCCGCTTACCATCATCGCCATTGTTGCCGTGATGTTCGCCATTCTCTGGCTGAGGCCTTCGGGCATCCTTCTTTCCACCACCGGCCGTACCACGACGCTTCAGGGCGATTATATCCGCACGGTTGACGACCTGAATGCCTTCCTCAACCAGCCGGCCGCCACCACCAATGTGCCTCCCGCACCTGAAGGGTTCGATTTCGCTGCTGCAAAGGATTTGGCCGACAATCGCTGCAACAAGTGCCATACTCTCGGCTCGGTTGAAGATGCCCTGCGGACCAAGTACAAGAAGACCGGCAAGGTCGATATCATTGTCAAGCGGATGCAGTCCTATCCCGGTTCAGGCATTTCCGACAGCGATGCAGCCGACATCATGATCTACCTGACCGAAAAGTTCTGA
- a CDS encoding phosphoenolpyruvate carboxylase — MISTTSTIIDFEKAERDAGFLISCFQEMLCCLGEEALAARLPRGGRGIDLGHYPDTERALQAYSIFFQLLNMAEENSAAQNRRTLEAEHGAASLEGLWGRTLLPVQQQGLSEEEARIVLSRVQVHPVLTAHPTEAKRKTVLELHRNIYLLLVKRENQMWTPAEQLDIRREITSAMETLWRTGEILFQKPSIADERANVAHYLENIFPDAITMMDRRLMKAWEAAGFSARSFKVPDDLPSIRFSSWVGGDRDGHPLVTADVTAETLGDMRLKSVGLIDAALRNLGSKLSLSDRLQDPGEELIGRMDTLRKKHGKRGMDAVRRNEREPWRQFINLMRVSLPPAIRGSGSGSGSAFRYHSARELLGDLAILTRSLEEIGAENIARELVFPLSRTVQSFGFHLASLDIRQNSRIHDLALTALIRAAGNGEQDETPYIDMSEEKKRELLDRELRSPRPFTRPDMQAGPEAESVLGCFRVLSGHIRSFGTEGIGSLIVSMTRSVSDLLSVYLFARETGLMTSIKGKSACIVPVVPLFETIGDLEKSPGILDAFLSHPVTESSLEYQRRRDGAKRRVMEVMIGYSDSNKDGGLLTSAWALYRAEEAMLEVGRRHNTCIRFFHGRGGSISRGAGPTHRFIRAQPYGACNGGMRFTEQGETIAQKYANRISAVYNLELFMAGVAGSLIRESRHEKAAHHLEPVMDRLSSASYSAYRTLIETEGFVTFFRQAAPVDIIEANRIGSRPSRRTGGDSLDDLRAIPWVFSWNQARFSLSGWYGVGSALEALNESDPEAFEDIRIRSHQWPPLRYIISNADTGLAAADLSVMRLYAGLVTEAGLRDKIMGMIEDEYRKTKRFIDILYSKPLATQRLNVNRFIELRREGLGLLHRWQVQRIAEWRKLLDDGRKEEADAMLPELFLTVNAISGGLRTTG; from the coding sequence ATGATCAGCACGACCAGCACCATCATCGACTTTGAAAAAGCCGAACGGGATGCGGGCTTCCTCATCAGCTGTTTTCAGGAGATGCTCTGCTGCCTCGGTGAAGAGGCTCTGGCAGCCCGCCTCCCGCGCGGCGGTCGCGGAATCGACCTTGGACACTACCCCGACACGGAGCGGGCGCTGCAGGCCTATTCCATATTCTTCCAGCTGCTCAACATGGCAGAGGAAAACTCGGCGGCACAGAACCGCCGGACGCTTGAAGCCGAACACGGTGCCGCTTCTCTGGAGGGGCTCTGGGGCCGGACCCTCCTTCCGGTCCAGCAGCAGGGGCTCTCGGAGGAAGAAGCCCGGATTGTGCTCTCACGGGTGCAGGTTCATCCCGTACTGACAGCCCATCCGACAGAAGCGAAACGAAAAACCGTGCTGGAACTCCACCGCAACATATACCTGCTCCTGGTCAAACGGGAGAACCAGATGTGGACCCCCGCCGAGCAGCTCGATATCCGCAGGGAGATTACGTCTGCAATGGAAACGCTGTGGAGGACCGGCGAAATCCTGTTCCAGAAACCATCCATCGCCGATGAAAGGGCAAACGTCGCGCACTATCTGGAGAACATCTTTCCCGATGCCATCACAATGATGGACCGCCGGCTCATGAAAGCGTGGGAAGCTGCAGGGTTTTCCGCCCGCTCATTCAAAGTCCCTGACGACCTCCCCTCTATCCGCTTCAGCAGCTGGGTGGGCGGCGACCGTGACGGCCACCCCCTCGTCACCGCAGATGTCACCGCCGAGACGCTCGGCGACATGCGCCTGAAATCCGTCGGACTCATTGATGCCGCCCTCAGGAACCTTGGCTCGAAGCTCAGCCTGTCCGATCGTCTGCAGGATCCCGGAGAGGAGCTCATTGGGCGCATGGACACCCTCAGAAAAAAACACGGAAAACGCGGCATGGATGCCGTCCGCCGCAATGAGAGGGAGCCATGGCGGCAGTTCATCAACCTTATGAGAGTATCTCTCCCGCCTGCCATCCGGGGATCGGGATCGGGATCGGGATCGGCATTCCGCTACCACTCGGCCAGGGAGCTCCTCGGAGATCTTGCCATCCTCACCCGTTCACTTGAAGAAATAGGGGCGGAAAACATCGCCCGGGAGCTCGTGTTCCCTCTCTCACGGACAGTGCAGTCATTCGGGTTCCACCTCGCATCGCTCGATATCCGCCAGAACAGCCGGATTCACGATCTGGCTCTCACCGCCCTTATAAGAGCGGCAGGAAACGGGGAGCAGGATGAAACCCCATACATCGACATGAGCGAAGAGAAAAAGCGGGAGCTGCTCGACCGTGAACTCCGCTCCCCTCGCCCGTTCACACGCCCCGACATGCAGGCAGGACCGGAAGCCGAATCGGTGCTCGGCTGCTTCCGGGTACTTTCAGGCCATATCCGATCGTTCGGCACCGAAGGAATCGGGTCGCTCATCGTCAGCATGACCCGCAGCGTCTCCGACCTCCTCTCCGTCTATCTCTTTGCGCGTGAAACCGGGCTCATGACTTCGATAAAAGGAAAGAGCGCCTGCATCGTTCCGGTCGTCCCTCTCTTTGAAACCATCGGCGACCTGGAAAAAAGTCCCGGGATTCTCGATGCCTTCCTCAGCCACCCTGTCACAGAAAGCAGCCTCGAGTACCAGCGGCGGCGCGATGGCGCAAAACGAAGGGTGATGGAAGTAATGATCGGCTACAGCGACAGCAACAAGGACGGAGGACTCCTGACCAGCGCCTGGGCGCTCTACAGGGCAGAGGAAGCAATGCTGGAAGTCGGCCGCCGTCACAACACATGCATCCGCTTCTTCCACGGCAGGGGTGGAAGCATCAGCCGCGGAGCCGGACCGACGCACCGGTTCATAAGGGCGCAGCCCTACGGAGCATGCAACGGCGGAATGCGCTTCACCGAACAGGGTGAAACCATCGCACAGAAATACGCGAACCGCATCAGTGCGGTCTACAATCTTGAGCTCTTCATGGCAGGTGTTGCCGGCTCGCTCATCAGGGAGAGCCGGCACGAAAAAGCGGCGCACCACCTCGAACCGGTGATGGACCGCCTCTCCAGCGCATCCTACAGCGCCTATCGGACACTCATTGAAACAGAGGGGTTTGTGACCTTCTTCCGTCAGGCGGCTCCTGTCGACATCATTGAAGCCAACCGGATCGGCTCACGCCCATCGAGGCGCACCGGTGGAGACAGCCTGGACGACCTGCGGGCCATTCCCTGGGTGTTCAGCTGGAATCAGGCCCGGTTTTCGCTTTCAGGGTGGTACGGAGTTGGCTCTGCGCTCGAAGCACTCAATGAAAGCGACCCTGAAGCATTCGAGGACATCCGCATCCGCTCCCACCAATGGCCTCCCCTGCGCTACATCATCAGCAATGCCGACACCGGACTTGCCGCCGCTGACCTTTCAGTCATGCGCCTGTATGCAGGGCTCGTTACTGAGGCCGGACTGAGAGACAAGATCATGGGCATGATTGAAGATGAGTATCGGAAAACTAAACGCTTCATCGATATCCTCTACAGCAAGCCATTGGCTACCCAGCGCCTCAACGTCAACCGATTCATAGAACTCCGGCGCGAAGGACTCGGCCTGCTGCACCGCTGGCAGGTACAGCGCATCGCCGAGTGGAGGAAGCTGCTGGATGATGGCCGAAAGGAAGAGGCCGACGCCATGCTGCCGGAACTCTTCCTGACCGTAAACGCCATCTCGGGAGGGCTCCGCACGACCGGCTGA
- a CDS encoding S49 family peptidase, translated as MKQIRSKTGCLKRGCLFMVLLPLAGLALILWLNHGGRSLPDRFVLSVPLSGSLDERAPSASGLPFSSAEGPLSLQDLLFTLHHASSDPRVDAVLLDIDGVRTTPSKISELRRAIERTRASGKRVIAFLHSPEDSDCMLGAACDSVIVEEGGFMLLDGLRAETLYFATPLRKIGVSFQAAQWKRYKSGIEPFVRTGPSPEAEEEVSVLLDEVYRDYIGYVSRRRHLSPDSLRSIIDNVTLMTSPEAVRLGLADGVASSWRFHRELERRLTGKEPDPESGFFVGADRYRDSMEWPMKADTKDRIALITLSGPIVRTTGEEALGLGSGVDVAAVRRSIEGALKDRRVKAMVLRIDSPGGDALASAEMLEMLDSAAVCKPLVVSMSGVAASGGYMAALSGRSIYAEPLSITGSIGVYALKPEISGLVQKIGLGRSIVTRGRNADANSIYKPLDGEAYRKFVEASGEVYRDFVGKVARARKMSPGRVDSLAGGRVWTGRRALEVGLVDRSGGLFDALGEAQRLGGIDSTRQPEIVCYPREKSWLELLVRGDFSAIGSRVESALAGRVIGRLMPGIGPVPAALYPLLSGDHGGEVLTVMPCDIIIR; from the coding sequence ATGAAACAGATCCGTTCGAAAACCGGCTGCCTCAAGCGGGGTTGCCTCTTTATGGTGCTCCTGCCGCTCGCCGGCCTTGCCCTCATTCTGTGGCTGAACCACGGGGGCCGTTCCCTGCCTGATCGCTTCGTGCTTTCAGTGCCCCTCAGCGGATCCCTTGATGAACGGGCGCCATCGGCTTCCGGGCTGCCTTTTTCCTCAGCTGAAGGTCCTCTTTCCCTGCAGGACCTGCTTTTCACCCTCCACCATGCATCCTCTGACCCGAGGGTGGATGCCGTGCTTCTCGACATCGATGGAGTGCGTACGACGCCGTCTAAGATTTCGGAGCTCCGCCGTGCAATCGAGCGGACGCGCGCAAGCGGAAAACGTGTTATTGCATTCCTCCATAGTCCGGAGGACAGCGACTGCATGCTCGGCGCAGCATGCGATTCCGTCATTGTCGAGGAGGGGGGATTCATGCTGCTCGACGGTCTGCGTGCCGAGACCCTTTACTTTGCGACCCCGCTCAGGAAAATCGGTGTGTCGTTCCAGGCCGCGCAGTGGAAGCGGTACAAGAGCGGCATCGAGCCGTTCGTACGCACCGGACCGAGCCCCGAGGCAGAGGAAGAGGTGTCGGTGCTGCTCGACGAGGTCTATCGGGATTATATCGGCTATGTATCCCGGCGGCGCCATCTCAGCCCCGATTCCCTCCGCTCGATCATTGACAATGTGACGCTCATGACCTCTCCGGAGGCCGTGCGGCTGGGTCTTGCCGACGGTGTTGCTTCTTCCTGGCGTTTCCATCGCGAGCTGGAGCGGCGCTTGACCGGTAAAGAGCCTGATCCTGAAAGCGGATTCTTTGTCGGCGCGGACCGGTACCGGGACTCGATGGAGTGGCCCATGAAGGCAGACACGAAAGACCGGATCGCCCTCATAACCCTGTCCGGCCCCATTGTACGCACGACGGGTGAGGAGGCGCTAGGTCTTGGTTCCGGAGTGGACGTTGCGGCGGTGCGGCGCTCGATTGAAGGAGCGCTCAAGGACCGGCGGGTGAAGGCCATGGTGCTGCGCATCGACAGCCCCGGCGGGGACGCTCTGGCTTCGGCCGAGATGCTTGAAATGCTCGATTCGGCCGCCGTTTGCAAACCCCTCGTGGTCTCCATGTCAGGGGTTGCCGCTTCCGGAGGTTACATGGCCGCTCTCTCGGGGCGTTCCATTTATGCTGAACCGCTCTCCATCACCGGCTCAATAGGCGTCTACGCCCTGAAGCCCGAAATCAGCGGTCTCGTACAGAAGATCGGTCTCGGTCGCAGCATCGTCACCAGAGGCCGCAATGCCGATGCGAACTCAATCTATAAACCGCTTGACGGGGAGGCGTACCGGAAGTTCGTGGAGGCTTCGGGCGAGGTGTACCGGGATTTCGTGGGGAAGGTTGCCCGGGCCCGGAAGATGAGTCCCGGCCGTGTCGATTCGCTTGCCGGCGGCCGTGTGTGGACTGGACGCCGGGCGCTTGAAGTCGGCCTCGTCGACCGCTCCGGAGGACTGTTCGATGCACTGGGTGAGGCTCAGCGGCTCGGGGGCATCGACAGTACCCGCCAGCCGGAAATCGTCTGTTATCCCAGAGAGAAGAGCTGGCTGGAGCTGCTTGTCCGGGGCGACTTCTCCGCAATTGGCTCAAGGGTGGAAAGCGCCCTTGCAGGGCGTGTCATCGGCAGGCTCATGCCAGGCATAGGACCGGTGCCGGCTGCCTTGTATCCACTGTTGTCGGGAGATCATGGCGGTGAGGTGCTGACGGTGATGCCCTGTGACATCATTATCCGCTGA
- a CDS encoding ABC transporter ATP-binding protein: MAEARPLLRVQDLRVEFNVKKGGGFGRPVPLRVVDGVSFSIAEGETLGLVGESGCGKTTLGRALIRLGHGSIHGSIEFEGREITALGARDFRQLRSRMQMIFQDPFGSLNPRLTVGEMLSEVLLVHGLGKGPDARRRIAELLDVVGLPREYHHRYPHEFSGGQRQRVGIARALALNPRFIICDEPVSALDVSIQSQIINLLKDLQRDFQLTYLFIAHDLSVVEHISDRVAVMYLGRIVEIASSRDLYTNPTHPYTKALLSAIPNPEPGRKRERIILGGDQPGPMNIPPGCGFHPRCPSAMPECAVTAPALRPLGENPGHRVSCLLNS, translated from the coding sequence ATGGCTGAAGCGCGACCACTGCTCCGGGTCCAGGACCTGCGGGTGGAATTCAATGTGAAGAAGGGCGGCGGCTTCGGCCGCCCGGTGCCCCTCAGGGTGGTCGACGGCGTGTCGTTCAGCATTGCGGAGGGAGAGACCCTCGGCCTCGTCGGGGAGTCCGGCTGCGGCAAGACCACGCTGGGTCGTGCGCTGATCCGCCTTGGTCATGGTTCAATCCACGGCTCGATCGAGTTTGAGGGACGTGAAATCACCGCGCTCGGTGCACGTGATTTCCGACAGCTGCGCAGCCGGATGCAGATGATCTTCCAGGATCCGTTCGGCTCGCTCAACCCCCGCCTCACCGTCGGGGAGATGCTCTCGGAAGTTCTTCTGGTGCACGGCCTCGGCAAAGGGCCCGATGCCCGTCGGCGCATCGCGGAGCTGCTGGACGTGGTGGGGCTTCCTCGCGAGTACCATCACCGCTATCCCCATGAGTTTTCAGGCGGTCAGCGCCAGCGGGTCGGCATTGCCCGCGCCCTGGCCCTCAACCCACGCTTCATCATCTGCGACGAGCCGGTCTCGGCGCTCGACGTCTCCATCCAGTCGCAGATCATCAACCTCCTTAAGGACCTGCAGCGCGATTTTCAGCTGACCTATCTCTTCATTGCGCATGACCTTTCCGTGGTTGAGCATATTTCCGACCGCGTTGCCGTGATGTATCTCGGCAGGATCGTCGAGATAGCCAGTTCCCGGGATCTCTATACGAACCCCACCCACCCCTACACCAAAGCGCTCCTCTCGGCCATTCCCAACCCGGAGCCCGGCCGGAAGCGTGAGCGCATCATTCTCGGAGGTGACCAGCCCGGTCCCATGAACATTCCTCCGGGCTGCGGATTCCATCCCCGCTGCCCTTCGGCCATGCCGGAGTGCGCCGTGACAGCACCGGCCCTGCGACCGCTCGGGGAAAACCCCGGGCACCGGGTGAGCTGCCTGCTCAACAGTTAG
- the rsmI gene encoding 16S rRNA (cytidine(1402)-2'-O)-methyltransferase produces MSTESHHTGTLYVVATPLGNLGDITLRAIDVLRQSDAVACEDTRRASILLRHLGIEGKKLISYHNFNEEQAINRVASLLEEGRNVALITDAGTPVISDPGYGMIRALHQRGIGAVPVPGPSALTAALSVCPLPANSFYFGGFLPHKKGRKSRLEELAAMESTFVLYESPFRIHKLLDELEALLPEAEVFIGREMTKLHEEYLTGSIGELRAALPEGKTRGEFVVAVHPPARKKNAKTGDRYADRH; encoded by the coding sequence TTGAGCACCGAATCGCACCATACCGGCACCCTCTACGTCGTCGCCACCCCGCTCGGAAACCTCGGAGACATTACCCTGAGGGCAATTGACGTTCTGCGTCAGTCGGATGCCGTCGCCTGCGAAGATACCCGCCGCGCCTCCATCCTCCTCCGCCATCTCGGCATAGAAGGCAAAAAGCTGATCAGCTACCACAACTTCAACGAAGAGCAGGCCATCAACCGTGTTGCCTCGCTGCTCGAAGAGGGCCGGAATGTAGCGCTCATCACCGATGCCGGTACCCCGGTCATCAGTGATCCCGGCTACGGCATGATCCGCGCACTCCACCAGCGGGGCATCGGAGCCGTACCGGTGCCGGGACCATCGGCACTCACCGCGGCCCTTTCCGTCTGCCCCCTTCCGGCAAACAGCTTTTATTTCGGAGGGTTCCTGCCGCACAAGAAGGGAAGGAAGAGCCGGCTCGAGGAACTTGCGGCGATGGAGTCGACCTTCGTCCTCTATGAATCACCCTTCCGCATCCACAAACTCCTCGACGAACTCGAAGCCCTCCTCCCCGAAGCGGAAGTGTTCATCGGCAGGGAGATGACCAAGCTCCACGAAGAGTACCTTACCGGCAGCATTGGCGAACTGCGCGCCGCACTCCCCGAAGGAAAGACACGGGGGGAGTTCGTCGTTGCCGTACACCCTCCCGCACGCAAAAAGAACGCCAAAACCGGAGACCGATATGCAGATCGTCACTGA
- the panC gene encoding pantoate--beta-alanine ligase, with amino-acid sequence MQIVTDPAEMQATADKLRAGRQLIGVVMTMGALHEGHLSLVNLAREHAGTIIMTLFVNPSQFGPGEDFQRYPRPFEKDAAMARSAGVDYLFAPTPEAMYPEGFQTTVSCSGITRRFEGERRPGHFDGVATIVSKLLNITRPHVAVFGEKDAQQLALIRRINRDLDMGVQIVAAPTVRENDGLAVSSRNIYLTGDERQKAPAIHRAIQHAGEMLAAGENDLKAVAAEVAGMITENTQFKLEYAAFVDEESFEPAETVVKEHEYRLLIAAAAERVRLIDNQKFRV; translated from the coding sequence ATGCAGATCGTCACTGATCCCGCTGAAATGCAGGCCACCGCGGACAAACTCCGCGCCGGGCGTCAGCTCATCGGAGTCGTCATGACCATGGGCGCCCTGCACGAAGGACACCTCAGCCTGGTGAATCTGGCCCGGGAGCATGCCGGCACCATCATCATGACCCTCTTCGTCAACCCCTCGCAGTTCGGACCCGGAGAGGATTTCCAACGCTACCCCCGCCCTTTTGAAAAGGACGCCGCCATGGCCCGCTCCGCCGGTGTAGACTACCTGTTCGCCCCGACGCCGGAAGCCATGTACCCCGAAGGATTCCAGACAACGGTTTCCTGCTCAGGCATCACAAGGCGATTTGAAGGCGAGCGGCGCCCCGGGCATTTCGACGGGGTGGCGACCATCGTCTCGAAGCTTTTGAACATTACCCGACCGCATGTCGCCGTGTTCGGCGAAAAGGATGCCCAGCAGCTCGCCCTGATCCGGCGCATAAACCGGGACCTCGACATGGGCGTCCAGATTGTTGCCGCCCCGACCGTACGGGAAAACGATGGCCTGGCCGTCAGCTCCCGCAACATCTACCTCACAGGCGATGAACGGCAGAAGGCACCGGCCATCCACCGCGCAATCCAGCATGCCGGAGAGATGCTGGCCGCCGGAGAGAATGACCTCAAAGCGGTAGCGGCCGAAGTCGCCGGGATGATCACCGAAAACACGCAATTCAAGCTTGAATACGCGGCATTCGTCGATGAAGAGAGCTTCGAGCCCGCAGAAACAGTCGTGAAAGAGCACGAGTACCGCCTGCTCATCGCTGCCGCAGCAGAGCGGGTCCGCTTGATCGACAACCAAAAATTCCGTGTGTGA